A window of the Oryza brachyantha chromosome 5, ObraRS2, whole genome shotgun sequence genome harbors these coding sequences:
- the LOC102702007 gene encoding pentatricopeptide repeat-containing protein At2g30780-like — translation MSHRHGRPLLPLLRRHLHRSATLCHASVPVPPDGIPSNSFPSSSSLSSSPYPPPDPTAARWSPSAPPLYTSAASHLREAVSSLAAAILALPGADPDPLPALSEHSFPILLAVSPLASLDLLSLLRHKPQLGLAVFSFRRTLSPPPTLPEFVLAISLASRARDTAAAAALFADASTAYCPDQALYNALMSAYMHSGLADRCVEAFRTLERDPRCGPPNADSYNILIALFGRYLLVDHMEATLRSLDASGHPRTIGTYNAIIAGYLTAWRWEKMESVFNEMASSHVAPDNTTHLLMLRGYAHAGMIYKMELAYERARQDVGEVDIVHIRAMLCAYCKFKHVDRIEKIDELLQKMGPDDYRPWLAVLLIQAYAQEGLLERMEQWIAEALKRNTIVTSVQVLRSIITSYFRCDAVDKLAHFVRQTEEAGWKLCRSLYHCKMVMYGKQHRLPEMHGVLDDMAAFQFDRTKKTFWIMYKAYASCGRWAEANTILGMMGKHGFGFPHDGFIQ, via the coding sequence ATGTCCCACCGCCACGGTCGCCCGCTCCTCCcccttctccgccgccacctccaccgctCCGCCACCTTATGCCACGCGTCTGTGCCAGTCCCGCCCGACGGGATCCCCTCCAACTCCttcccgtcgtcgtcgtcgctgtcgtcgtccCCATACCCGCCGCCGGATCCCACCGCGGCGCGCTGGTCGCCTTCTGCGCCGCCGCTTTATACGTCCGCGGCCTCCCACCTCCGCGAGGCCGTGTCCTCCCTCGCGGCCGCAATCCTCGCGCTCCCCGGCGCGGACCCCGACCCATTGCCCGCCCTCTCGGAGCACTCCTTCCCGatcctcctcgccgtctcgCCGCTCGCGTCGCTCGATCTGCTCTCCCTTCTGCGGCACAAGCCCCAGCTCGGCCTTGCGGTCTTCTCGTTCCGCCGGACGCTCTCCCCGCCTCCGACCCTCCCCGAGTTTGTCCTCGCCATCTCGCTGGCAAGCCGCGCCcgcgacaccgccgccgcggccgcgctctTCGCTGACGCCTCCACCGCCTACTGCCCCGACCAGGCGCTCTACAATGCCCTCATGTCCGCGTACATGCACAGCGGTCTCGCGGACCGCTGCGTCGAGGCCTTCCGCACGCTGGAGCGCGACCCGCGGTGTGGACCGCCCAATGCGGACTCCTACAACATCCTCATCGCCCTCTTTGGCCGCTACCTCCTCGTTGACCACATGGAAGCCACGCTCCGGTCGCTGGATGCATCTGGCCACCCTCGCACAATTGGGACATACAATGCAATCATCGCCGGGTACCTCACTGCCTGGAGGTGGGAGAAAATGGAGTCAGTCTTCAATGAAATGGCCTCAAGTCATGTTGCTCCTGACAACACTACTCATTTGCTGATGCTAAGAGGATATGCACATGCCGGGATGATCTACAAGATGGAGCTGGCTTATGAGAGAGCACGCCAGGATGTTGGTGAGGTTGATATAGTCCATATACGTGCAATGCTATGCGCATACTGCAAGTTCAAACACGTTGATAGGATTGAAAAAATCGATGAGTTGTTGCAGAAGATGGGTCCTGATGATTATAGACCATGGCTAGCTGTACTGCTAATCCAGGCGTACGCCCAGGAAGGATTGCTTGAGAGGATGGAGCAGTGGATTGCGGAGGCACTGAAGCGCAATACCATAGTCACCTCAGTGCAGGTGTTGCGGTCCATCATAACAAGCTATTTTCGGTGTGATGCAGTAGATAAACTCGCGCATTTTGTCCGGCAGACTGAGGAGGCAGGGTGGAAGCTTTGCCGGAGCTTGTACCACTGCAAGATGGTGATGTATGGGAAGCAACACCGGTTGCCAGAGATGCATGGGGTTTTGGATGATATGGCGGCCTTTCAGTTTGACCGAACAAAGAAGACCTTTTGGATCATGTACAAGGCATATGCCAGTTGTGGGAGATGGGCCGAGGCCAACACAATACTTGGCATGATGGGGAAGCATGGTTTTGGATTCCCCCATGACGGGTTTATTCAATAA
- the LOC102713088 gene encoding gibberellin receptor GID1: MAGSDEVNHNECKRVVPLHTWVLISNYKLSYNILRRADGTFERDLGEYLDRRVAANARPLEGVSSFDHVIDQAVGLEVRIYRAAAAGDEGAAAVTLPILEFLTDAPASEPFPVIIFFHGGSFVHSSASSTIYDSLCRRFVKLSKGVVVSVNYRRAPEHRYPCAYDDGWTALQWVMAQPFMRSGEDAQARVFLSGDSSGGNIAHHVAVRAADEGVKICGNILLNAMFGGTERTESERRLDGKYFVTLQDRDWYWKAYLPEDADRDHPACNPFGPNGRRLKGLPFTKSLIIVSGLDLTCDRQLAYAEALREDGHDVKVVQCEKATVGFYLLPNNDHFHEVMEEISDFLNANL, translated from the exons atGGCCGGCAGCGACGAGGTCAACCACAACGAGTGCAAG AGGGTGGTGCCGCTCCACACATGGGTGCTCATCTCCAACTACAAGCTGTCGTACAACATTCTGCGGCGGGCGGACGGGACGTTCGAGCGGGACCTCGGCGAGTACCTGGAccggagggtggcggcgaacgcgcGGCCGCTGGAGGGCGTGTCGTCGTTCGACCACGTCATTGACCAGGCGGTGGGGCTGGAGGTGCGAATCtacagggcggcggcggccggggatgAGGGGGCGGCGGCTGTCACCCTGCCCATCCTGGAGTTCCTGACCGACGCGCCGGCGTCGGAGCCGTTCCCGGTCATCATATTCTTCCACGGCGGCAGCTTCGTGCACTCGTCCGCCAGCTCGACCATCTACGACAGCCTGTGCCGCCGGTTCGTGAAGCTGAGCAAGGGCGTCGTGGTGTCCGTCAACTACCGGCGCGCGCCGGAGCACCGCTACCCGTGCGCCTACGACGACGGGTGGACCGCCCTGCAGTGGGTCATGGCGCAGCCGTTCATGCGCAGCGGCGAGGACGCGCAGGCCCGCGTGTTCCTCTCCGGCGACAGCTCCGGCGGCAACATCGCCCACCacgtcgccgtccgcgccgccgacgagggcgTCAAGATATGCGGCAACATCCTTCTCAACGCCATGTTCGGCGGCACCGAGCGCACCGAGTCGGAGCGGCGGCTCGACGGCAAGTACTTCGTTACGCTCCAGGACAGGGACTGGTACTGGAAGGCGTACCTGCCGGAGGACGCCGACCGGGACCATCCGGCGTGCAACCCGTTCGGCCCGAACGGCCGGCGGCTCAAGGGTCTCCCCTTCACCAAGAGCCTCATCATCGTGTCCGGGCTGGACCTCACCTGCGACCGGCAGCTCGCCTACGCCGAGGCCCTCCGGGAGGACGGCCACGACGTCAAGGTCGTACAGTGCGAGAAGGCCACCGTCGGGTTCTACCTCTTGCCCAACAACGACCACTTCCACGAGGTCATGGAGGAGATCTCCGACTTCCTCAACGCTAACCTCTAG